The proteins below are encoded in one region of Micromonospora yangpuensis:
- a CDS encoding class I SAM-dependent methyltransferase, whose protein sequence is MRQDEIWDAETARDYDTPGTGMFAPEVIGPTVDRLAELAAGGRALEFAIGTGRVAVPLAERGVPVAGIELSEPMVARLRDKVDESGIPVVVGDMATATAPGEYSLVYLVFNTIANLLTQAEQVACFRNAARHLAPGGRFVIELWVPELRKLPPGQQATVWQVEPGYVGLDTYDPLAQLIVSHHFRFDDSRQATLFRTPHRYVWPAELDLMGQLAGFELESRHADWTGGEFTAESRSHVSVYRLPPVA, encoded by the coding sequence ATGCGACAGGACGAGATCTGGGACGCCGAGACCGCCCGGGACTACGACACGCCGGGGACCGGCATGTTCGCCCCGGAGGTCATCGGGCCCACCGTCGACCGCCTCGCGGAGCTTGCCGCCGGTGGTCGGGCGCTGGAGTTCGCGATCGGCACCGGCCGGGTGGCGGTGCCGCTGGCCGAGCGGGGCGTGCCGGTCGCCGGGATCGAGCTCTCCGAGCCGATGGTCGCGCGGCTCCGCGACAAGGTGGACGAGTCGGGGATCCCGGTGGTGGTGGGGGACATGGCCACCGCCACCGCCCCTGGGGAGTACTCACTGGTCTACCTGGTGTTCAACACCATCGCGAACCTACTCACCCAGGCCGAGCAGGTGGCCTGCTTCCGTAACGCCGCCCGGCACCTGGCCCCCGGTGGCCGGTTCGTCATCGAACTCTGGGTGCCCGAGCTGCGCAAGCTCCCACCGGGGCAGCAGGCCACCGTCTGGCAGGTCGAGCCGGGCTACGTCGGCCTGGACACCTACGACCCGCTGGCGCAACTGATCGTCTCGCACCACTTCCGGTTCGACGACAGCCGACAGGCCACGCTCTTCCGCACCCCGCACCGCTACGTCTGGCCGGCCGAGCTGGACCTGATGGGCCAGCTGGCCGGTTTCGAGCTGGAGAGCCGGCACGCGGACTGGACCGGCGGCGAGTTCACCGCCGAGAGCCGCAGCCACGTCTCCGTGTACCGCCTCCCGCCGGTCGCATAG
- a CDS encoding SUKH-4 family immunity protein: MATDTAAINSALTRLRVAGDTLPYPGAWLAEPRSEPSGVVLAEDEGLSRLVLDPVTGTVSLVDDDGADLVNSSLAALVACAEAFLAAQSSAGAIDDDEADEELAALGEQLTEQFREIDPPAVAHENTLWSVAAEELGYGLG; the protein is encoded by the coding sequence GTGGCGACCGACACCGCAGCGATCAACTCCGCCCTGACCCGGCTCCGCGTGGCCGGTGACACCCTGCCCTACCCGGGGGCCTGGCTGGCCGAGCCCCGGAGCGAGCCGTCCGGGGTGGTGCTGGCCGAGGACGAGGGTTTGTCCCGGCTGGTCCTCGATCCGGTCACCGGCACGGTGTCGCTTGTCGACGACGACGGTGCTGACCTGGTGAACTCGTCCCTGGCCGCGTTGGTGGCCTGCGCGGAGGCGTTCCTGGCCGCCCAGTCCTCCGCCGGGGCGATCGACGACGACGAGGCCGACGAGGAGCTGGCGGCACTCGGCGAGCAGCTCACCGAGCAGTTCCGGGAGATCGACCCGCCGGCGGTCGCCCACGAGAACACCCTCTGGTCGGTGGCCGCCGAGGAACTGGGCTACGGCCTGGGCTGA
- the treZ gene encoding malto-oligosyltrehalose trehalohydrolase — protein MTEFRVWAPAAARVRLRLTGAGEDHRMTRADSGWWHARVPQAGPGTDYVFLLDDSDQELPDPRSAWQPAGVHGPSRRYDHAAFSWTDRSWTGRQLPGSVLYELHVGTFTPEGTFDAAVDRLDHLVDLGVDLVELLPVNAFNGEHNWGYDGACWYTPHEPYGGPDGLKRFVDACHRKGLGVILDVVYNHFGPSGAYAPMFAPYLSAQDTPWGRTVNLDGPHSDEVRRYVVDSVTMWLRDYHVDGLRLDAVHAMPDTRAVPLLEELAVEVETLATHLGRPLSLIAESDLNDPRLITPREAGGFGLHAQWNDDAHHALHTLLTGERQGYYADFGSLECLAEVLTGGFYHAGGWSSFRNRHHGRPVDRQRTPGHRLVAYLQNHDQIGNRATGDRISATLSPALLRVGATLLFTAPFTPMLFMGEEWAASTPWQYFTSHPEPELATAVAAGRRREFAAHGWSGPDVPDPQDRQTFLRSRLDWAELDKPEHREMYDFHRRLIALRKSRADLSDPRLDTVEVRHGDRFLLVRRGRTLVAANLADRAQRISTPGVVRGVLLATGTGVTVMRDGLELPPETAAVVAL, from the coding sequence GTGACCGAGTTCAGGGTGTGGGCGCCGGCGGCCGCCCGGGTGCGACTGCGGCTGACCGGCGCGGGTGAGGACCACCGGATGACCCGGGCGGACTCCGGCTGGTGGCACGCGCGGGTGCCGCAGGCCGGGCCGGGCACCGACTACGTGTTCCTGCTCGACGACTCCGACCAGGAGCTGCCCGATCCCCGTTCGGCCTGGCAGCCGGCCGGGGTGCACGGCCCGAGCCGCCGCTACGACCACGCCGCGTTCAGCTGGACCGACCGGTCCTGGACCGGCCGGCAGCTGCCCGGCAGCGTGCTGTACGAGCTGCACGTGGGCACCTTCACCCCGGAGGGCACCTTCGACGCTGCCGTCGACCGTCTCGACCACCTGGTCGACCTTGGGGTGGACCTGGTCGAGCTGCTGCCGGTCAACGCCTTCAACGGCGAGCACAACTGGGGCTACGACGGGGCCTGCTGGTACACCCCGCACGAGCCGTACGGCGGCCCGGACGGGCTGAAACGCTTCGTCGACGCCTGCCACCGCAAGGGACTGGGGGTGATCCTCGACGTCGTCTACAACCATTTCGGGCCCTCCGGGGCCTACGCGCCGATGTTCGCGCCGTACCTCAGCGCGCAGGACACCCCCTGGGGGCGGACGGTCAACCTCGACGGCCCGCACTCCGACGAGGTGCGCCGCTACGTCGTCGACAGCGTGACGATGTGGCTGCGGGACTACCACGTCGACGGGCTGCGCCTGGACGCGGTGCACGCGATGCCCGACACCCGGGCCGTCCCGCTGTTGGAGGAGCTGGCCGTCGAGGTGGAGACCCTCGCCACCCACCTGGGCCGACCGTTGTCGCTGATCGCCGAGTCCGACCTCAACGACCCCCGGCTGATCACCCCCCGGGAGGCCGGCGGCTTCGGACTGCACGCCCAGTGGAACGACGACGCCCACCACGCGCTGCACACCCTGCTCACCGGCGAGCGGCAGGGCTACTACGCTGACTTCGGCTCCCTGGAGTGCCTCGCCGAGGTGCTGACCGGCGGTTTCTACCACGCCGGCGGCTGGTCGAGCTTCCGCAACCGCCACCACGGTCGGCCGGTGGACCGGCAGCGTACCCCCGGTCACCGGCTGGTGGCGTACCTGCAGAACCACGACCAGATCGGCAACCGGGCCACCGGGGACCGGATCTCCGCGACCCTCTCCCCGGCGCTGCTGCGGGTCGGTGCGACCCTGCTGTTCACCGCGCCGTTCACCCCGATGCTGTTCATGGGTGAGGAGTGGGCCGCCAGCACCCCGTGGCAGTACTTCACCAGCCACCCGGAGCCGGAACTGGCCACCGCCGTGGCCGCCGGTCGGCGGCGGGAGTTCGCCGCGCACGGCTGGTCGGGCCCGGACGTGCCCGACCCGCAGGACCGGCAGACCTTCCTGCGGTCCCGGCTGGACTGGGCCGAGCTGGACAAACCCGAACACCGCGAGATGTACGACTTCCACCGGCGGCTGATCGCGCTGCGCAAGAGCCGGGCCGACCTTTCCGACCCCCGGCTGGACACCGTCGAGGTCCGCCACGGCGACCGGTTCCTGCTGGTCCGTCGGGGCCGGACCCTGGTGGCGGCGAACCTCGCCGACCGAGCGCAGCGGATCAGCACCCCCGGCGTGGTGCGCGGCGTCCTGCTGGCCACCGGAACCGGTGTCACGGTGATGCGCGACGGGCTGGAGTTGCCGCCGGAGACGGCCGCGGTCGTCGCGCTCTGA